In one window of Microbacterium dextranolyticum DNA:
- the rpsR gene encoding 30S ribosomal protein S18: MAGKATGDRRKPRKGAKNAAPAKAIRVGVIDYKDVATLRKFISERGKIRARRITGVSVQEQRLIAKAIKNAREMALLPYAGAGR, translated from the coding sequence ATGGCTGGAAAGGCTACCGGCGATCGCCGCAAGCCGCGGAAGGGCGCGAAGAACGCTGCTCCCGCGAAGGCGATCCGCGTCGGCGTCATCGATTACAAGGATGTCGCGACGCTTCGCAAGTTCATCTCGGAGCGCGGCAAGATCCGTGCCCGTCGTATCACCGGTGTCTCGGTGCAGGAGCAGCGTCTGATCGCCAAGGCGATCAAGAACGCGCGCGAAATGGCGCTCCTGCCTTACGCCGGCGCTGGCCGCTAA
- the rplI gene encoding 50S ribosomal protein L9 — protein MAKLILTNEVAGLGSAGDVIEVKNGYARNYLIPQGFAVAWTRGGEKQVASIRAARDARAIHVHEEAVALKDALEAAKVKLTVKAGKEGRLFGAVKPADVADAVQAAGLGDLDKRKIHITAPIKAVGEHEATVRLRDDLTAVITLQVVAAK, from the coding sequence ATGGCAAAGCTGATTCTCACGAACGAGGTTGCCGGGCTCGGAAGCGCCGGCGACGTCATCGAGGTCAAGAACGGGTACGCCCGCAACTACCTCATCCCCCAGGGCTTCGCCGTGGCGTGGACCCGCGGTGGCGAGAAGCAGGTGGCGTCCATCCGCGCCGCCCGTGACGCCCGCGCGATCCACGTGCACGAAGAGGCCGTGGCGCTCAAGGACGCCCTCGAGGCGGCCAAGGTCAAGCTCACCGTCAAGGCCGGCAAGGAAGGTCGCCTCTTCGGCGCCGTCAAGCCCGCCGATGTGGCCGACGCCGTGCAGGCGGCCGGTCTGGGTGACCTCGACAAGCGCAAGATCCACATCACCGCGCCGATCAAGGCCGTGGGCGAGCACGAGGCGACCGTTCGCCTGCGTGACGACCTCACCGCCGTCATCACCCTGCAGGTGGTCGCCGCGAAGTAA
- a CDS encoding chaplin family protein, whose protein sequence is MNTIVSRALWGTLVAGGITLLGATVAQAAETTGHDGLLSGTQALISIDAPVTVAGNAVSVLGDATSTDATTTAPAEAPLPTISTSGDDGIGSGSQALISVSLPVTVGGNAVSVLGDATSTDATTTTPAEASAEPATVSAPTSEAAAPAVDAVTSGEDSILGGTQVIAPVHVPVTIAGNAVSVIGDATSTGATTTTGTGTGTGTGAGAGGIDATTTGEDSILGGTQVIAPVHVPVTIAGNAVSVIGDATSTDATTTTGNGAGAGTGTGTGGIDATTTGGDSILGGTQVIAPITAPITIAGNALSVIGDATSTGAATTGGAGHNGGAITAVTNGAGSILGGTQLIAPISAPITVAGNAVSVIGDSTTTNPTTGPSNPTNPTNPPNPTNPTNPTNPTNPTGPTGPTGPTGPTGPTGPTGPSGSTSGTHVVTVGTSAASAAMPAASLAQTGGALNYLPLAAAAVAILLGVMLTLRRRSRIE, encoded by the coding sequence ATGAACACCATCGTTTCGCGCGCCCTGTGGGGCACGCTCGTCGCCGGCGGGATCACCCTGCTCGGCGCTACGGTCGCCCAGGCGGCCGAGACCACCGGTCACGACGGCCTGCTGTCGGGCACGCAGGCCCTCATCTCGATCGACGCTCCCGTCACCGTTGCCGGCAACGCCGTCTCGGTGCTGGGCGACGCGACGTCGACGGATGCCACGACCACCGCACCGGCCGAGGCTCCGCTGCCGACGATCTCCACCAGCGGAGACGACGGCATCGGGTCGGGCTCGCAGGCGCTGATCAGCGTCTCGCTGCCGGTCACCGTGGGCGGCAACGCCGTCTCGGTGCTCGGCGACGCGACGTCGACGGATGCCACGACCACCACACCGGCCGAGGCATCCGCAGAGCCTGCCACCGTATCCGCTCCGACGTCCGAGGCGGCCGCCCCGGCCGTCGACGCCGTCACCAGCGGTGAGGACAGCATCCTCGGCGGCACCCAGGTCATCGCACCCGTCCACGTGCCCGTGACGATCGCCGGCAACGCCGTATCGGTCATCGGCGACGCCACCTCGACCGGAGCCACAACGACGACCGGCACCGGCACCGGCACCGGCACCGGTGCAGGCGCCGGCGGCATCGACGCGACCACAACCGGCGAGGACAGCATCCTCGGCGGCACCCAGGTGATCGCACCCGTCCACGTGCCCGTGACGATCGCCGGCAACGCCGTGTCGGTCATCGGCGACGCCACCTCCACCGACGCCACAACCACCACCGGCAACGGTGCAGGCGCCGGCACCGGCACCGGCACCGGCGGCATCGACGCGACCACGACCGGTGGGGACAGCATCCTCGGCGGCACCCAGGTCATCGCACCGATCACCGCGCCGATCACGATCGCCGGCAACGCGCTTTCGGTCATCGGCGACGCCACCTCGACCGGAGCCGCCACGACCGGCGGCGCAGGACACAACGGCGGCGCGATCACCGCGGTCACGAACGGCGCGGGCAGCATCCTCGGCGGCACCCAGCTGATCGCACCGATCAGCGCTCCGATCACGGTCGCCGGCAACGCCGTCTCGGTCATCGGCGACTCCACCACGACGAACCCGACGACCGGTCCGTCGAACCCGACCAACCCGACCAACCCCCCGAACCCGACGAACCCGACCAACCCGACCAACCCCACGAACCCGACCGGTCCGACGGGTCCCACCGGTCCCACCGGTCCCACCGGTCCGACGGGCCCGACCGGTCCCAGCGGCTCGACCTCCGGCACGCACGTCGTGACGGTCGGCACTTCGGCGGCGTCCGCGGCCATGCCGGCGGCCTCGCTCGCGCAGACGGGTGGCGCGCTGAACTACCTTCCGCTGGCCGCAGCGGCGGTGGCGATCCTGCTGGGGGTGATGCTGACGCTCCGTCGTCGCTCGCGCATCGAGTGA